In the Bremerella alba genome, one interval contains:
- a CDS encoding phosphotransferase enzyme family protein: MTDFAPNPIQVLSEFQLPPTEIRSIIAWEGGLSGSEVWKVQTDQASYCLKLMPPEFSVNRLLAAHQAAHHRRRLGMTTLAGYLPASTGQTYVEANNRLWELQTWMDGLSPSVPYSAPHRKAMFHAIAEFHTYRETPPRETAISPGITTRSQLCQKWSLRHTQNQFPSLRSFGHPHWKPAIKQFLDSFVLYHTRLQTLLKSQKQERYELEDCIADPRPENFRFHEDQLTGLFDLGSMRWDNIALDVSRLASEVSSDGKVDWDFAFHAVSTLRPLTPSEERLAMIFDAANVLLTGLNWVQWLVIDERRFANCNHVSSRLSHLTARLAKIDQHTVWQLK, encoded by the coding sequence ATGACTGACTTTGCCCCAAACCCCATCCAGGTTCTTTCCGAGTTTCAGCTACCTCCAACTGAAATTCGCAGCATCATAGCTTGGGAAGGAGGGCTTAGCGGAAGCGAGGTATGGAAAGTCCAAACGGACCAGGCAAGTTACTGCTTGAAGCTTATGCCGCCTGAATTTTCGGTCAATCGTTTACTCGCCGCCCACCAAGCAGCCCATCATCGCCGCCGCTTGGGGATGACGACCTTGGCCGGCTACCTCCCAGCGTCTACAGGGCAGACCTATGTCGAAGCTAACAACCGGCTATGGGAACTTCAGACCTGGATGGACGGATTGTCGCCGTCTGTTCCCTACTCCGCACCGCATAGGAAGGCCATGTTTCACGCGATTGCAGAGTTTCATACCTACCGCGAAACACCCCCGCGCGAGACGGCCATTTCGCCCGGAATCACCACCCGCAGCCAACTCTGCCAGAAGTGGAGCTTGCGGCACACTCAAAATCAATTTCCTTCGCTTCGCAGCTTCGGGCATCCACACTGGAAACCGGCGATCAAGCAATTCCTAGACAGTTTTGTTCTGTATCACACACGCCTGCAGACTTTGTTGAAGTCCCAGAAGCAAGAGCGCTATGAGCTAGAAGATTGTATTGCCGATCCACGTCCAGAAAACTTTCGCTTTCACGAAGACCAACTGACCGGCCTGTTCGATCTGGGCTCGATGCGGTGGGACAATATCGCCTTGGATGTCTCTCGTTTGGCAAGCGAAGTCTCCTCCGACGGAAAGGTCGACTGGGATTTTGCATTCCACGCCGTTAGCACGCTTCGGCCACTTACCCCTTCGGAAGAGCGGTTAGCAATGATCTTCGATGCAGCAAACGTCCTGTTGACTGGGTTAAACTGGGTACAGTGGCTCGTGATCGACGAACGCCGTTTCGCAAACTGTAACCATGTCAGTTCTCGATTATCTCATCTCACGGCACGGTTAGCGAAAATAGACCAGCACACGGTCTGGCAGTTGAAATAG
- a CDS encoding protein-disulfide reductase DsbD family protein, translating to MKRLAPIALTLLLCFLPTTIMAQGLGGDLFQGIEGFDDFGGGNQSEPNLKITASYVIDPAATHGRVDITATVGSGWCVYSTTQPKGGPMQTKLKVESNPAITAVGEFTPDHKPKIVPPDKIIRVAQEKFYEKVTWSAPFLLAPGTKAEDLKLKVKLSGQSCHDKGTCVPVSAEAVAKFDGEQEVPKPENLLPEKATTPGGAIPPADYKIQGTMGDYTTEGNHGVLSGKFVPSRVEPGDKITVTLNFKPKGNYHIYAYSPTDSTIGYKSTQIALAETTPWLATQAATENPVIEKALIEGFPAVRYHDGETTWKFTVQVPIDAVPGKYPLVGYVGYQTCTDTTCDRPSGAMFEGVVQVGEKGKDESAPLAFSAAKYNQAAERAKVTHAEVQDAMGDNAGPVIGLPKQEQPPENNVMAPPVPLNNNIQWTVLNPPETASLAWIIVLSFIGGAILNLMPCVLPVVGLKILSFVNQAGKHRGQVFMLNLIYSLGVIFVFMLLAVVSSSLNLIVGYFNPGDGTAGGADGLAWGQWSGDWRYILAMIILVYTMGLSMLGVWELTMPSFMGSGSVANASNKTGYGGAFFKGIVTTLLSTPCSGPFLGPVFGYTISQPTIVTFVVFGSIGLGMASPYLIIGMNPRLIAFLPKPGNWMVAFKQLMGFVMMLTVVYLMYTMPDEYVVPTLTLLVGLAAGCWMLGQVHMLEHKSSKIATTVGAFVVAIGIGYFAYNNLIEGDAHDGSIAWNTYAEERWPALENDIYARQQAGETVMVDFTADWCPTCKVNYYTAINTDGVGEVVNQHGIVPMLVDWTNTTHDNSPQVQKFINKLGSNSIPLLAIFPGGKAGEVFVLSDLLTESKVIESLNAAQQESGNVPKQTAMQE from the coding sequence ATGAAGCGTTTGGCCCCCATCGCACTGACGTTGCTTCTTTGTTTCCTTCCGACCACGATCATGGCCCAAGGACTGGGTGGAGATCTGTTCCAAGGAATCGAAGGCTTCGATGATTTCGGCGGTGGCAACCAAAGCGAACCAAATCTCAAGATCACGGCCAGCTACGTCATCGACCCGGCGGCCACGCACGGCCGCGTTGATATCACCGCGACCGTCGGCAGCGGATGGTGTGTCTACTCGACGACCCAGCCCAAAGGCGGTCCGATGCAGACCAAGTTGAAGGTCGAGAGCAACCCGGCCATCACTGCCGTGGGCGAGTTCACCCCGGATCATAAGCCCAAGATTGTTCCACCCGATAAAATCATCCGCGTCGCGCAAGAGAAGTTCTACGAGAAGGTTACCTGGAGCGCACCGTTCTTGCTCGCTCCCGGCACCAAGGCCGAAGACCTGAAGTTGAAGGTTAAGCTCAGCGGGCAAAGCTGCCACGACAAAGGAACGTGCGTCCCAGTCTCGGCCGAGGCTGTCGCGAAGTTCGACGGGGAGCAGGAAGTTCCCAAGCCTGAGAATCTGCTGCCTGAGAAGGCCACCACCCCTGGCGGAGCAATCCCACCGGCAGATTACAAAATCCAAGGCACTATGGGGGACTACACGACCGAAGGTAACCATGGCGTCTTAAGCGGTAAGTTCGTGCCTTCTCGGGTAGAACCTGGCGACAAAATCACCGTCACGTTGAACTTCAAACCTAAAGGCAATTACCACATCTACGCCTACTCGCCGACCGATTCGACCATCGGCTACAAGTCGACTCAGATCGCATTGGCCGAAACAACCCCATGGCTGGCGACGCAAGCCGCGACCGAGAACCCGGTGATCGAGAAAGCTCTCATCGAAGGCTTCCCCGCCGTGCGTTACCACGATGGAGAAACGACCTGGAAGTTCACCGTTCAAGTTCCCATCGACGCCGTGCCTGGTAAGTATCCACTGGTAGGCTACGTCGGTTATCAAACGTGTACCGACACAACCTGCGATCGCCCCTCAGGTGCGATGTTCGAAGGGGTGGTTCAAGTCGGTGAAAAAGGCAAAGACGAGTCGGCGCCGCTGGCGTTTTCAGCGGCCAAATACAATCAAGCCGCCGAGCGAGCCAAGGTGACCCACGCGGAAGTTCAGGATGCGATGGGGGACAATGCAGGACCTGTGATTGGTCTCCCTAAGCAGGAGCAGCCCCCTGAAAACAACGTGATGGCACCGCCTGTTCCGCTGAACAACAACATTCAGTGGACAGTACTCAACCCTCCGGAGACTGCGAGCCTGGCTTGGATCATCGTGCTGAGTTTTATCGGCGGGGCGATCCTCAACCTGATGCCGTGCGTGCTGCCGGTGGTCGGGTTGAAGATCCTTTCCTTCGTGAATCAAGCCGGGAAGCACCGCGGTCAGGTGTTCATGCTGAACCTGATCTACTCGCTTGGTGTGATCTTCGTGTTCATGTTGCTGGCGGTCGTTTCCTCGTCGCTGAATCTTATCGTCGGTTATTTCAACCCTGGCGATGGCACCGCCGGTGGTGCCGACGGGCTCGCCTGGGGCCAATGGAGTGGTGACTGGCGATACATCCTGGCCATGATCATCCTGGTCTACACAATGGGCTTAAGCATGCTCGGCGTGTGGGAACTGACGATGCCGAGCTTCATGGGAAGCGGTAGCGTGGCCAATGCCTCGAACAAGACCGGCTACGGCGGGGCGTTCTTCAAAGGGATCGTTACGACGCTGCTGTCGACGCCTTGTAGTGGTCCATTCTTAGGCCCTGTGTTCGGCTATACCATATCGCAGCCGACGATTGTGACCTTCGTCGTCTTTGGTTCGATCGGCCTGGGAATGGCTTCGCCTTACTTGATTATCGGGATGAACCCACGCCTGATTGCCTTCCTGCCCAAGCCGGGCAACTGGATGGTCGCTTTCAAACAACTGATGGGCTTCGTCATGATGCTGACGGTGGTTTACCTGATGTACACCATGCCCGATGAATACGTCGTTCCGACGTTGACTCTCTTAGTGGGCTTAGCAGCCGGCTGTTGGATGCTGGGTCAGGTCCATATGCTGGAACATAAGAGCTCGAAAATCGCTACTACCGTCGGGGCGTTCGTCGTGGCGATCGGCATTGGCTACTTCGCGTATAACAACCTTATCGAAGGGGACGCCCACGACGGCAGCATCGCCTGGAACACCTATGCCGAAGAACGCTGGCCAGCCCTGGAAAACGACATCTACGCCCGGCAGCAAGCTGGCGAGACGGTCATGGTCGACTTCACCGCCGACTGGTGCCCGACCTGTAAGGTGAACTACTACACCGCGATCAACACCGACGGCGTGGGCGAAGTGGTCAATCAGCACGGCATTGTGCCGATGCTCGTCGACTGGACCAACACCACTCACGACAACAGCCCCCAAGTTCAGAAATTCATCAACAAGCTGGGCTCCAACAGCATCCCTCTGCTGGCCATCTTCCCCGGCGGCAAAGCAGGCGAAGTCTTCGTACTAAGCGACCTGCTGACCGAGTCGAAGGTCATCGAAAGCTTAAACGCCGCCCAACAGGAATCAGGCAACGTACCCAAGCAAACGGCAATGCAGGAATAG
- the hisG gene encoding ATP phosphoribosyltransferase, producing MENFRIGIPSKGRLAEVATELLGDAGMKFRRQDRSLFARVRDMPIDITFLRTDDIPVLCAEGAIDMGITGSDLVQEAEVDVETRMELGVGKCRLALCVPEDTDWKSVEDMKSCRVATSFPNVTKSYMVANGAKPHLVNLSGSVEVMISLGIADAIVDLVETGSTLAANRLKIFAEIGSYQTVLIQNKQNRQPELADRIVRRLEGVVIARDYSLLEYNIPREKLAAAEQITPGFNSPTINPLEDTDWCAVRAMVKRKEVIGVMEKLEELGASAILQTNIANCRL from the coding sequence ATGGAAAACTTCCGGATTGGCATTCCCAGTAAAGGGCGACTCGCGGAAGTCGCCACCGAACTTCTCGGCGACGCAGGCATGAAGTTCCGTCGTCAAGATCGCAGCCTGTTTGCTCGGGTTCGCGATATGCCGATCGACATCACCTTCCTGCGAACCGACGACATCCCGGTGCTGTGCGCCGAGGGTGCAATCGACATGGGCATCACCGGGAGCGACCTGGTGCAGGAAGCAGAAGTCGACGTCGAGACGCGTATGGAATTGGGCGTGGGCAAATGCCGCTTAGCACTGTGCGTTCCCGAAGATACCGATTGGAAGAGCGTCGAGGACATGAAGTCTTGCCGCGTGGCAACGAGCTTCCCCAATGTCACCAAGAGCTACATGGTAGCCAACGGAGCAAAGCCTCATTTGGTGAACCTGTCGGGCTCGGTGGAAGTGATGATCTCGCTGGGCATTGCCGACGCGATTGTCGACCTGGTCGAAACGGGCAGCACGCTGGCCGCCAATCGTTTGAAGATTTTCGCCGAGATTGGCAGCTATCAAACGGTGCTCATCCAGAACAAGCAGAACCGGCAACCAGAGCTGGCCGATCGGATTGTACGTCGCCTGGAAGGGGTGGTCATTGCTCGCGATTACTCGCTGCTAGAATACAACATTCCCCGCGAGAAACTGGCCGCTGCCGAACAGATTACGCCTGGGTTTAATTCGCCGACGATCAACCCGCTGGAAGACACCGACTGGTGTGCCGTGCGAGCCATGGTCAAACGCAAGGAAGTCATCGGCGTGATGGAGAAGTTAGAAGAACTTGGCGCGTCGGCGATTCTACAAACCAACATCGCCAACTGCCGGCTGTAA
- a CDS encoding phosphoribosyl-ATP diphosphatase yields MNVLAALMAVIEDRRANPPEKSYTTKLFQGGVPKIGKKIMEEAAEVVEAAGEEGEQGRKHLIYEAGDLIYHLMVMLGHREISLAEVETELGRRFGVSGIDEKAARDSK; encoded by the coding sequence GTGAATGTTCTCGCAGCGTTGATGGCCGTGATCGAAGATCGCCGCGCGAATCCGCCCGAGAAGTCGTACACTACCAAGTTGTTTCAAGGTGGTGTTCCCAAGATCGGAAAAAAGATCATGGAAGAGGCAGCCGAAGTGGTCGAAGCTGCCGGCGAAGAGGGAGAACAGGGACGGAAGCATCTGATCTACGAGGCCGGCGATCTGATCTATCATTTGATGGTCATGCTGGGGCATCGCGAGATTTCCCTGGCCGAGGTCGAGACCGAACTGGGACGCCGCTTTGGTGTCTCTGGAATTGATGAAAAAGCGGCCCGCGACTCTAAGTAA
- the miaA gene encoding tRNA (adenosine(37)-N6)-dimethylallyltransferase MiaA — MTNPTTDKEFSFLDCWFLTGATASGKTRVGLRLAEKINAEIIALDSMSLYRDMDIGTAKPTRNEQAAIAHHLIDVLDPNETSSISHYLELAQATVQEIRSRGKQALFVGGTPLYLKALLRGLSEGPAPDLALRKALEEEAAKVGNAALHARLKMVDPLAAARIHENDTRRMVRALEVHQATGQPMSHYQFEFADHARPEDCRVFWLSWERTVLHRRINDRVEAMFETGLIEEVQRLLDTHSPLSTTAMQAVGYQEVIDYLAGNQELESAKERVKARTRQFAKRQCTWFRSLEECREVPLAGQFDAEAVAQQIYELGSTL, encoded by the coding sequence ATGACCAATCCCACGACTGACAAAGAGTTTAGCTTCCTTGACTGCTGGTTTCTAACTGGGGCAACCGCCAGTGGAAAAACGCGGGTTGGCCTTCGTCTGGCTGAGAAAATTAACGCGGAAATCATCGCCCTCGACTCGATGTCCCTATATCGCGACATGGATATCGGCACTGCGAAACCGACCCGTAATGAGCAGGCCGCCATTGCCCACCACCTGATCGATGTGCTCGATCCGAACGAGACTTCCAGCATTTCCCACTACTTGGAACTGGCCCAAGCGACCGTTCAAGAGATCCGCAGCCGCGGCAAACAGGCCCTCTTTGTGGGTGGTACCCCGCTCTATTTAAAGGCCCTGCTACGAGGTCTCTCGGAAGGACCAGCCCCTGATCTGGCCTTGCGCAAGGCCCTCGAAGAAGAGGCCGCCAAAGTGGGTAACGCGGCCCTGCATGCCCGCTTGAAAATGGTCGACCCGCTCGCAGCGGCTCGGATTCATGAAAATGATACGCGGCGAATGGTCCGAGCGCTCGAAGTGCATCAGGCAACCGGCCAACCAATGAGCCATTACCAGTTCGAGTTCGCCGATCACGCTCGGCCTGAAGACTGCCGCGTGTTCTGGCTCTCTTGGGAGCGTACGGTCTTACACCGACGGATCAACGACCGCGTGGAAGCCATGTTCGAGACCGGATTGATCGAGGAAGTGCAGCGTCTACTCGACACGCATTCCCCACTCAGTACGACGGCCATGCAGGCCGTGGGCTACCAGGAAGTGATTGACTACCTGGCCGGCAATCAAGAGCTTGAGTCTGCGAAGGAGCGGGTTAAGGCCCGCACCCGGCAGTTCGCCAAACGCCAGTGCACGTGGTTTCGCAGCCTGGAAGAATGCCGCGAGGTCCCCCTCGCCGGACAGTTCGACGCCGAAGCAGTCGCCCAGCAAATCTATGAACTGGGCTCGACTTTGTAG
- a CDS encoding menaquinone biosynthetic enzyme MqnA/MqnD family protein: MNAVDMKARVGAVRYLNTKPLVHGLGQADTPFTLSFDYPSHLADQLALGLLDVALIPSIEYFLGDNYRIITDACIGCLGPVWSVKIFFRVPPQQVQTLALDEGSRTSAAMAKILLAERLGVRPRLQALPLGSDMRDCEADAILLIGDRAIHPPAIDAVEVWDLGETWVEWTGLPFVFAMWVARPGIPTESIAQHLMQARNSGLASLQEIAQREAPNYQLTTSECFQYFHDNLHFTLGPQEKAALTRFYDYAVGLDLAPSGRTPIYDDCEIAR; encoded by the coding sequence GTGAACGCCGTCGACATGAAGGCCCGTGTGGGGGCCGTTCGGTACTTGAACACCAAGCCGCTGGTTCACGGCCTAGGTCAGGCAGATACCCCCTTCACGCTTTCCTTCGATTACCCCAGCCATTTGGCCGACCAGCTCGCATTGGGGCTGTTAGACGTGGCGCTAATCCCCTCGATCGAGTACTTTCTGGGGGACAACTACCGAATCATTACCGATGCCTGTATCGGCTGCTTGGGCCCGGTGTGGAGCGTGAAGATCTTCTTTCGCGTTCCCCCCCAACAGGTACAAACGCTGGCCCTCGACGAAGGCTCCCGAACCAGCGCCGCGATGGCTAAGATCCTTCTCGCCGAGCGGCTCGGCGTACGCCCTCGGCTACAAGCGCTGCCGCTGGGCAGCGACATGCGGGACTGCGAAGCAGACGCCATCTTGCTCATCGGTGACCGAGCAATTCACCCCCCGGCGATCGATGCCGTCGAGGTCTGGGACCTGGGCGAAACGTGGGTCGAGTGGACCGGCCTGCCGTTCGTGTTTGCGATGTGGGTTGCCCGGCCAGGCATCCCCACCGAATCAATCGCCCAACATCTGATGCAGGCCCGTAACAGCGGACTGGCAAGCCTTCAGGAAATTGCTCAGCGGGAAGCACCCAACTATCAGCTGACAACCAGTGAGTGCTTCCAATACTTTCACGATAATTTACATTTCACGCTGGGCCCGCAGGAAAAAGCTGCGCTCACGCGTTTTTACGACTATGCAGTTGGATTAGATTTAGCACCCAGCGGCAGGACACCCATATACGATGATTGCGAAATTGCTCGATAA
- the mqnC gene encoding cyclic dehypoxanthinyl futalosine synthase yields the protein MIAKLLDKAVAGERLTPEEGLKILESNDLLAIGRAADAVTRRLHPENYRTYNIDRNINYTNICTAVCHFCAFYRSPKSKEGYVLPRGEILKKVEETVALGGDQILMQGGLHPEYKLDWYEELLGDIKKAFPQVNLHAFSPPEIHHFTKVNKLPLRDVLQRLKDAGLGSLPGGGAEILNDRVRRELTRGKVMTADWLNVMRVWHEIGGHSSATMMFGHVETLAERIEHLELVRQLQDETSGFTAFISWTFQPENTDMSHIPPSGTFEYLKTQAVSRLYLDNVPNIQSSWVTQGLKVGQLALLYGANDMGSLMIEENVVAEAGTVHFLTLQEIRDSISELGYEPRQRNVHYELFPKEHEMKAVQANALRNKELVTLS from the coding sequence ATGATTGCGAAATTGCTCGATAAAGCAGTTGCCGGAGAGCGACTGACCCCGGAAGAAGGCCTGAAAATTCTCGAGTCGAACGACCTGCTGGCGATCGGACGCGCCGCCGATGCGGTCACGCGGCGGCTGCACCCCGAGAACTACCGCACGTACAACATCGATCGCAACATCAACTACACCAACATCTGCACGGCCGTTTGCCACTTCTGCGCGTTCTACCGCAGTCCCAAAAGCAAAGAAGGCTACGTGCTGCCGCGCGGTGAGATCCTTAAGAAGGTCGAAGAAACGGTGGCCCTCGGCGGCGACCAGATCCTCATGCAAGGCGGCCTTCACCCCGAATACAAGCTCGATTGGTACGAAGAACTGCTGGGCGACATCAAAAAGGCATTCCCGCAGGTCAACCTGCACGCATTCAGCCCTCCCGAGATCCACCACTTCACCAAGGTCAACAAGCTTCCGCTGCGCGATGTGCTGCAGCGATTGAAAGACGCCGGACTAGGTAGCCTACCGGGGGGCGGTGCAGAAATCTTGAACGACCGCGTACGTCGTGAACTGACCCGCGGCAAAGTCATGACCGCCGACTGGCTGAACGTGATGCGTGTCTGGCACGAGATCGGCGGCCATAGCTCGGCCACCATGATGTTCGGGCACGTAGAAACCCTCGCCGAGCGTATCGAGCACCTGGAACTTGTTCGTCAGCTACAAGACGAAACAAGCGGCTTCACGGCATTCATCAGCTGGACCTTCCAGCCAGAGAACACCGACATGAGCCACATCCCTCCGTCGGGCACGTTCGAGTACCTAAAGACCCAGGCCGTCTCGCGTCTGTATCTCGACAACGTCCCCAACATTCAATCAAGCTGGGTCACCCAAGGCTTGAAGGTCGGTCAGTTGGCACTACTGTACGGTGCGAACGACATGGGGAGCCTGATGATTGAAGAGAACGTCGTCGCCGAGGCCGGCACCGTCCACTTCCTAACGCTACAAGAGATCCGCGATTCGATCTCGGAACTGGGCTACGAACCACGCCAACGCAACGTCCATTACGAACTGTTCCCCAAAGAACACGAAATGAAAGCCGTCCAGGCCAACGCGCTGCGAAATAAAGAGCTGGTTACGCTGTCTTAA
- a CDS encoding prolyl oligopeptidase family serine peptidase: MRNCLLLVVAFCISASTLWADGPADNIPGTVRPVPPEGIEVPAADAAELAQGLERLDDLIKRLKMRRDAMTPLMLPDVEIFSRALQQALTYREFYKPADIIAAKQTLTEGLNRAESLMEGRTPWTTQTGLVVRGYRSKIDNTVQPYGLEIPADYNFDSTDAFRLDIWLHGRGERNTEANFIAERLKKPGQYQPTGTIVLHPFGRYCNAFKFAGEIDILEAMRHVQGSYRIDDNRVAIRGFSMGGAGCWQMAMHYPDLFFAANPGAGFSETPLFLDVFQKETLEPTWYEKKLWQWYDCPGYAANVFNLPTIAYSGELDIQKQAADVMQEAIAAEGMRLTHIIGPETKHSIHADSKEIISAKLDALAEVGRITTPREIRFATYTLRYPRMHWVTVAGLQEHWKQARVHAKVDSPTNSIVIGTRNVTHLELKFPAGQQLLTVDQPVRIRIASSVVGGEGDTFELTAPQPETDRSWSARLEFGPSGWKLGWSEPTSLAKVPELQGPIDDAFLDRFVVVGPTGKPWNETVNAWAVGEMDHLVDQWRQQFRGDAIVKADDAITEADIATSNLILFGDPGSNAVLAKIADKLPIKWGKNEITVDDKTYKATENAPVLIYPNPLNPAKYVVINSGFTYREYAYLNNARQVPKLPDWAIVDVTTKPDALWPGKIVDADFFNESWQLKPQP, translated from the coding sequence ATGCGAAACTGTCTGCTTCTTGTCGTTGCGTTCTGCATATCAGCGAGTACCCTCTGGGCGGATGGCCCGGCCGATAACATCCCGGGCACCGTTCGACCGGTGCCTCCGGAAGGGATCGAGGTCCCTGCCGCAGACGCAGCCGAACTGGCGCAAGGGCTCGAACGTCTCGACGACTTGATCAAACGCTTGAAGATGCGCCGCGACGCGATGACGCCGCTGATGCTGCCGGACGTCGAGATCTTCTCCCGGGCCCTACAACAAGCCCTTACCTACCGCGAGTTCTACAAGCCGGCTGATATTATCGCCGCAAAGCAAACGTTGACCGAAGGCCTGAACCGGGCCGAGAGCTTGATGGAAGGGAGGACCCCTTGGACGACGCAGACTGGACTGGTCGTGCGGGGCTACCGCTCGAAGATCGACAACACGGTGCAGCCGTACGGTCTCGAGATTCCGGCCGATTACAACTTTGACTCGACCGATGCTTTCCGCTTAGACATCTGGCTGCACGGCCGCGGCGAACGCAACACTGAGGCCAACTTCATTGCCGAACGATTGAAGAAGCCAGGGCAGTACCAACCCACCGGGACCATCGTGCTGCATCCGTTTGGGCGGTACTGCAATGCGTTCAAATTCGCTGGCGAGATAGACATTTTGGAAGCAATGCGGCACGTCCAAGGCAGCTACCGCATCGACGACAATCGGGTCGCTATCCGCGGCTTTTCGATGGGCGGAGCAGGGTGCTGGCAGATGGCGATGCACTATCCCGACTTGTTCTTTGCCGCCAATCCGGGGGCAGGCTTCTCAGAAACGCCGTTGTTTTTAGACGTCTTTCAGAAGGAAACGCTTGAGCCGACCTGGTACGAGAAAAAGCTTTGGCAGTGGTACGACTGTCCTGGCTATGCGGCGAATGTCTTCAACCTGCCGACGATCGCTTACAGTGGCGAACTCGACATCCAGAAGCAAGCCGCCGACGTGATGCAGGAAGCGATTGCCGCCGAGGGCATGCGGCTGACGCATATCATTGGGCCTGAGACGAAGCACTCGATTCACGCGGATTCTAAAGAGATCATTTCCGCGAAGCTCGACGCCTTGGCGGAAGTTGGCCGCATCACCACGCCCCGCGAAATTCGCTTCGCCACATATACGCTGCGTTATCCCCGCATGCACTGGGTGACCGTGGCCGGCCTGCAAGAGCATTGGAAGCAGGCTCGTGTGCATGCGAAGGTAGACTCTCCGACCAATTCGATCGTCATCGGCACGCGGAACGTCACCCATCTGGAACTCAAGTTCCCGGCCGGGCAGCAACTGTTAACGGTCGACCAGCCGGTGCGAATCCGAATTGCCTCTTCGGTTGTCGGCGGAGAAGGGGACACGTTTGAGTTGACGGCTCCTCAACCAGAAACGGACCGATCGTGGTCGGCACGATTGGAATTCGGCCCTAGCGGCTGGAAGCTTGGCTGGAGCGAACCGACCAGCCTGGCGAAAGTGCCGGAGCTGCAAGGTCCGATCGATGACGCATTTCTCGATCGCTTCGTCGTAGTAGGTCCCACCGGCAAGCCATGGAACGAGACTGTCAACGCGTGGGCTGTGGGTGAGATGGATCACTTAGTCGATCAGTGGCGACAGCAGTTTCGCGGCGATGCGATCGTTAAAGCAGACGACGCGATAACCGAGGCAGACATTGCGACCAGTAATCTCATCTTGTTCGGCGACCCAGGCAGCAACGCCGTTCTCGCCAAAATCGCCGACAAGTTGCCCATTAAATGGGGCAAGAACGAAATCACCGTCGACGATAAGACCTATAAGGCAACCGAGAACGCCCCGGTGCTGATTTACCCTAATCCGCTGAACCCGGCCAAGTACGTGGTGATCAACAGCGGCTTCACTTACCGCGAGTACGCTTATCTGAACAATGCCCGCCAGGTGCCGAAGCTACCCGACTGGGCGATCGTAGACGTAACGACCAAGCCGGATGCCCTATGGCCCGGGAAGATCGTCGATGCCGATTTCTTCAACGAGAGCTGGCAGTTGAAGCCGCAACCGTAG